A part of Aegilops tauschii subsp. strangulata cultivar AL8/78 chromosome 2, Aet v6.0, whole genome shotgun sequence genomic DNA contains:
- the LOC109763204 gene encoding uncharacterized protein: MRLGLGAGIVLSSPKGDRLKYALQIHFATSTNVAKYEALVHGLWLATEFGIQHILCYGDSDLVVQQCSGEWDAHDSNMASYHFLVQKLSGFFAGCEFLHVLSAENEAADALAKIASSWQSIPSGVSLEHLHKPSVKPSPDSESIHVPPDPAAPQPGPGTAPPDPTAPQPGPGTAPPNPAAPQPEFLENGVLPMDETEARQVQRRASAYSIINNELVKRSSTGVFQRGIEQDKGIEILLYIHQGECGHHAALRSLVAKAFRHGFYRPTALDDVESLILKCEGCQRFGKRGHQPASALWTIPIAWPFVVWGIDMVGPFKTARGGMTPIKKLDGPTTVRFVKDIAVRYGMPNNIITDNVTNFVKGALAQYCSISGICLDLASVAHSWLDELPVVLWSLRTTSNRSSGFTPFFLVNGAEAVIPTDVEFDSPRVTMYTEAEAKEAREDSVDLLEEARLLALSRSIIYQQGLRHYHSKKIKPLAFLEGDLVLRLVQEQTGQHKLSSPWEGPFIVSKTLCDRNAYYLIDARKSNKRKRDTTGEETIRPWNAELLRPFYS; the protein is encoded by the exons ATGCGTCTCGGCCTAGGGGCCGGAATTGTGCTGTCTTCTCCGAAGGGCGACCGACTCAAGTACgcactgcagatccacttcgccacCTCCACCAACGTCGCCAAGTACGAAGCCCTTGTGCACGGCCTCTGGCTTGCCACGGAATTCGGCATCCAGCacatcctgtgctatggcgactcggacctggtggtgcaGCAGTGCTCCGGCGAGTGGGACGCCCACGACTCCAACATGGCGAGCTACCACTTCCTCGTCCAGAAGCTGTCCGGATTCTTCGCaggctgcgagttcctccacgtcctGAGCGCAGAAAATGAGGCGGCCGACGCGCTCGCCAAGATTGCCTCGTCCTGGCAGTCCATCCCGTCCGGTGTCTCCCTCGAGCACCTGCACAAGCCGTCCGTCAAGCCGTCTCCGGACTCCGAGTCCATCCACGTCCCACCCGACCCGGCCGCGCCTCaacctggcccggggactgctccGCCCGACCCGACCGCgcctcaacccggcccggggactgctccaCCCAACCCGGCCGCgcctcaacccg AGTTCCTGGAGAACGGGGTCCTCCCCATGGACGAGACTGAAGCTCGGCAGGTGCAGCGCCGAGCGTCCGcctacagcatcatcaacaacgagctcgtcaagcgTAGCTCCACCGGCGTATTCCAGCGCGGCATCGAGCAAGACAAGGGCATTGAGATCCTCCTCTACATACACCAGGGCGAGTGCGGGCACCACGCCGCCTTGCggtccctggtggccaaggctttccgccatggtttctacaGGCCCACGGCCCTCGACGACGTAGAGTCTCTCATCCTCAAGTGCGAGGGATGCCAGCGCTTCGGCAAGCGCGGCCACCAGCCGGCGTCGGCACTCTGGACCATCCCGATCGCCTGGCCCTTCGTGGTCTGGGGAATCGACATGGTGGGGCCCTTCAAGACCGCTCGAGGCGGCATGAC gccaatcaagaagctggacGGGCCAACGACCGTCCGGTTCGTCAAGGACATCGCGGTGCGCTATGGCATGCCAAACAACATCATCACGGACAACGTCACCAACTTCGTCAAGGGCGCGCTCGCGCAGTACTGCTCCATCTCCGGCATCTGCCTCGACCTGGCTTCCGTTGCACATTC CTGGCTTGACGAGTTGCCGGTCGTCCTCTGGAGTCTCCGAACAACATCGAACCGGTCGTCCGGGttcaccccattcttcctcgtcaaCGGAGcagaagccgtcatcccgaccgacgtcgagttcgactcaccACGCGTCACGATGTACACTGAAGccgaggccaaagaagcccgcgaAGACAGTgtcgacctgctcgaagaagcACGTCTCCTAGCGCTCAGCCGCTCAatcatctaccagcaaggcctgaggcactaccacagcaagaagatcaagccTCTCGCTTTTCTGGAAGGAGACCTCGTCCTCCGACTCGTCCAAGAGCAGACCGGCCAACACAAGCTGTCCTCCccatgggagggccccttcatcgtcagcaagACTCTGTGTGATCGCaacgcctactacctcatcgacgcccgCAAGTCAAACAAACGCAAGAGAGACACCACCGGCGAAGAGACAATCCGGCCGTGGAACGCAGAGCTCCTCCGCCCATTTTACAGTTAG